A stretch of the Archangium violaceum genome encodes the following:
- a CDS encoding DMT family transporter, which produces MFRAQLVWLVFAFGMGTLLPVQTGMNVRLREVVGSPYRASLVSFFVGTVALLVLVLLTRAEPSERSPPASTAPPPLEMPRKCPDTGDGRGTRGRRRMQ; this is translated from the coding sequence ATGTTCCGCGCACAGCTGGTGTGGCTCGTCTTCGCCTTCGGGATGGGCACCCTCCTGCCTGTCCAGACAGGGATGAACGTTCGGCTCCGGGAGGTGGTCGGCAGTCCGTACCGGGCCTCCCTGGTCAGCTTCTTCGTCGGCACCGTGGCGCTGCTGGTGCTCGTGCTGCTCACGCGCGCGGAGCCGTCCGAGAGAAGTCCCCCCGCATCCACCGCGCCGCCGCCTCTCGAAATGCCGCGAAAGTGCCCAGACACAGGGGATGGAAGAGGGACTCGAGGCAGGCGACGGATGCAGTAG